A single window of Nitrospirota bacterium DNA harbors:
- a CDS encoding TldD/PmbA family protein yields the protein MEHLLEKAGKICDQAEVYASESRGDRVSFENGRLKDIESSFQYGVSLRIIRDNILGFAYTKNLADEDELIRNALDSLKGGVEGSFRLPLTERVPSLDTFDASLETLTNSALVGESARICDLLSQKTKGQINVSANRSVHRKRLMNSSGSDLGLRSSAYVLNARVLYPYSSASLNRPHVVKTFKRVPDEYLDHLAGMYNQSVREATPDRKKLKVLFLPETVYVLMWRLQHAVNGMSIYQRTSPLAGKLGEKIFDEKLTVVNDPLNDSLPGARAFDDEGTLCGSFPLVERGVLRNFCYDLYFASKLKTVSSGHGFKGSFSSKPLPSLNHLVIMPGSRSFSEIVQSVDFGIIVAGALGAHSGNIPNGDFSVGVSPALYIEKGEITGHIKDVMVAGNIYHALSDIIEVENTLHPSFGGEFPALLLDNVHVTCKT from the coding sequence ATGGAACACCTCCTGGAGAAAGCCGGAAAAATCTGTGACCAGGCAGAGGTGTACGCCTCGGAGAGCAGGGGAGACAGGGTATCCTTCGAGAACGGGCGGTTAAAGGACATTGAGAGCAGCTTCCAGTACGGAGTGAGCCTGCGGATCATCAGGGATAATATACTGGGGTTTGCCTACACGAAAAATCTTGCGGACGAAGACGAACTTATACGGAACGCCCTTGATTCCCTGAAGGGAGGTGTAGAAGGTTCCTTTCGCCTTCCCCTCACAGAGAGAGTGCCTTCCCTGGATACCTTCGATGCTTCTCTCGAGACCCTCACGAATTCCGCACTGGTCGGGGAAAGCGCAAGGATATGTGATCTCCTGTCCCAGAAGACGAAAGGACAGATCAATGTATCGGCGAACAGGTCGGTTCACAGGAAAAGGCTCATGAACAGTTCAGGGTCAGACCTTGGCCTTCGGTCATCCGCATATGTGCTGAATGCACGGGTCCTTTATCCCTATTCCTCTGCATCCCTGAACCGCCCCCATGTCGTAAAAACTTTCAAAAGAGTCCCTGATGAATACCTGGATCATCTTGCCGGAATGTACAATCAGTCAGTAAGGGAAGCGACGCCTGACCGGAAGAAACTGAAAGTCCTGTTTCTTCCTGAAACTGTCTATGTGCTCATGTGGAGACTGCAGCACGCGGTCAACGGGATGAGCATCTACCAGAGAACATCGCCTCTTGCAGGAAAATTGGGCGAGAAGATATTTGATGAAAAACTCACTGTCGTGAATGATCCTCTGAATGATTCTCTTCCCGGTGCAAGGGCATTTGATGATGAAGGGACCCTGTGCGGCAGCTTCCCTTTGGTCGAACGCGGTGTGCTCCGCAATTTCTGTTATGATCTGTATTTTGCCAGCAAGCTGAAAACCGTCTCCTCAGGGCATGGATTCAAAGGATCGTTTTCGTCAAAGCCGCTTCCGTCGCTCAATCATCTTGTGATCATGCCCGGCAGCAGATCATTTTCCGAAATCGTGCAGTCCGTTGACTTCGGCATAATCGTTGCCGGAGCGCTGGGTGCACACAGCGGCAACATACCCAACGGGGACTTCTCTGTAGGTGTTTCACCTGCACTCTATATTGAGAAGGGCGAAATAACCGGGCATATAAAAGATGTGATGGTCGCCGGCAACATATACCACGCCCTGTCAGATATCATTGAGGTGGAGAACACCCTGCATCCCTCTTTCGGAGGCGAATTCCCTGCGCTGTTACTGGACAATGTCCACGTAACGTGCAAAACATAG
- a CDS encoding universal stress protein: protein MKILLPTDGSENAESAALFLKRLNLTSGDEITLLHVISDDPFQDKDDYYYLRIRQIKQAVAPGILHAAENSLRPVAAVIRTAVMNGYPDQCIVEAAVAADADLIIMGPKRLKGIRSHIVGSVTKSVSISSPKPVLVIKPVKKDTQDRITILFTTDGSDHAKKAGETLMGIPFHDNAEVTVLNVTAPAFHDIPERFMSSIDAGFTEDLKTYSVAESEKSHTILEQAREHLRGKFSRISVRAKTGEPSDEILQTAHDIGADMIVLGSKGMGGFKGVVGSISRYILSVAECSVLVAKIQG from the coding sequence ATGAAAATATTGTTGCCGACAGACGGCTCGGAAAACGCTGAATCAGCAGCACTGTTTCTGAAGCGGCTCAATCTGACGTCCGGAGACGAGATTACCCTGCTTCATGTAATCAGTGATGACCCGTTTCAGGATAAAGATGATTACTATTATTTGCGGATCAGACAGATCAAACAGGCAGTGGCACCAGGGATACTGCACGCTGCAGAAAACAGTCTGAGACCCGTTGCGGCAGTAATCCGCACCGCGGTCATGAACGGGTATCCTGATCAGTGTATCGTTGAAGCTGCGGTTGCTGCGGACGCTGACCTTATCATCATGGGGCCAAAGCGGCTGAAGGGAATTCGGTCACATATCGTGGGAAGCGTGACAAAATCCGTATCTATCAGTTCTCCCAAACCGGTTCTGGTGATCAAGCCTGTCAAAAAAGACACGCAGGACAGGATTACCATACTTTTTACTACAGACGGTTCTGATCATGCCAAAAAAGCAGGAGAGACATTGATGGGAATCCCGTTTCATGACAACGCGGAAGTAACCGTCCTGAATGTAACAGCCCCTGCCTTCCATGACATTCCGGAAAGGTTCATGTCCAGTATAGATGCGGGATTCACGGAAGACCTGAAAACATACAGCGTTGCTGAATCAGAGAAATCTCACACGATTCTCGAACAGGCAAGGGAGCATTTACGCGGGAAATTCTCCCGTATCAGCGTGCGTGCAAAGACCGGGGAACCATCAGATGAAATACTTCAGACCGCACATGATATCGGTGCGGACATGATTGTCCTTGGCAGCAAGGGCATGGGAGGGTTTAAAGGGGTAGTAGGCAGCATATCCAGATATATCCTCAGCGTTGCGGAATGTTCTGTGCTGGTCGCAAAAATACAGGGGTAA
- a CDS encoding PilZ domain-containing protein yields the protein MHSGSDTLIISVKHFLDGKEKTVSFAGDCHRITTMKKIIITDTLKDFVRQHVSLLAGYDNTVFYVKSGHEALDIHRKENVDLIIAALDFSDLPCEQFCATIRGDDMLKKVSILIVCPDSLADIERCLTCGASDYITEPLAPATFLWKVLQLLNISERTSYRVVVKVSLSGDVHDPPFFCTSQNISASGILLETDRVLKEGDRISCSFFLPNSIRIHADGVVVRVTDKEPGLKDYGVRFVDLPSSVSLQIVSFVENWPRRKTR from the coding sequence TTGCATTCAGGCAGCGATACCCTCATAATATCTGTAAAACATTTTCTTGACGGAAAGGAGAAGACTGTCTCTTTTGCCGGAGACTGTCACAGGATCACCACCATGAAAAAGATCATCATCACCGATACCCTGAAGGATTTCGTCCGGCAGCATGTAAGCCTGCTTGCCGGATATGACAATACTGTTTTCTACGTAAAGTCAGGGCATGAGGCACTGGACATTCACCGGAAGGAAAATGTGGATCTTATCATTGCCGCACTGGATTTTTCTGATCTGCCCTGTGAACAGTTCTGTGCAACTATCAGGGGGGATGATATGCTGAAAAAGGTATCGATACTCATAGTCTGTCCGGACTCCCTGGCCGACATCGAAAGGTGCCTCACGTGCGGGGCAAGCGACTACATCACCGAGCCTCTGGCACCCGCAACGTTCTTGTGGAAGGTCTTGCAGCTTCTGAATATTTCAGAGAGGACGTCTTACCGGGTTGTCGTGAAGGTTTCCCTGAGCGGTGACGTACACGATCCGCCTTTTTTCTGTACCTCGCAGAATATCAGCGCATCGGGAATCCTGCTCGAAACAGACAGGGTTCTGAAGGAAGGCGACAGGATAAGCTGTTCTTTTTTTCTCCCGAATTCAATTCGGATCCATGCCGATGGGGTCGTAGTGAGAGTAACGGACAAAGAACCCGGACTGAAAGACTATGGGGTACGGTTTGTTGACCTTCCCTCTTCGGTCAGCCTGCAGATCGTCTCATTCGTCGAAAACTGGCCGAGAAGAAAAACGCGATAG
- a CDS encoding S1 RNA-binding domain-containing protein, translating to MSDEHIENNSTGNEMHGEQEEDFAVLFAQSNMAERLFPGQKVRAQVVSISGEFVYIDLGGKTEGAIDLNEFVSKDGGIGVREGDEIEAFFVSVQDGLLKLTTLIGGYSAATLHAIRDAHEAGVPVNGDVKREIRGGFEISVGGVRCFCPFSQIDLKGGSDNNGYVRRTFPFKVLEYRDEGKKIVLSRRVLLEQEKEEKVRKLRETLVEGMDVPAEVKSVQKFGVFVDLGGIDGLIPVSEISWDRNISPGDVLSVGQHISARILSLDWEKNRITLSYKAMQPDPWDSAAVRYPADSRVSGTVVRLSPFGAFVRLEPGIDGLVHISNLGAGRRINHPKEVVATGQWVDVYVLSVDPQNRKIALSMQPRVEPAKIILPSEGDIVDGIVERIMPYGIFVKLNTGITGLVPNQEMGTPSGTDHRSMFPPGREMQVAVIEVDTVHNKVRLSRKAVLEKTAQDEFREYTESVRKSAASSGGLGNLGDILKSKLEEKNGVRSQH from the coding sequence ATGTCTGATGAGCATATCGAAAATAATTCCACTGGCAATGAAATGCACGGAGAACAGGAAGAGGACTTCGCCGTACTGTTCGCACAGAGCAATATGGCCGAAAGGCTGTTTCCCGGGCAGAAGGTCAGGGCACAGGTGGTGAGTATATCGGGCGAATTTGTATACATCGACCTTGGCGGAAAAACTGAAGGCGCGATAGACCTGAACGAATTCGTCAGTAAGGATGGTGGAATCGGTGTCCGCGAGGGTGATGAGATAGAGGCGTTTTTTGTCTCTGTCCAGGACGGTCTTCTGAAGCTCACGACCCTTATAGGCGGGTATTCAGCAGCGACATTGCACGCAATCAGGGATGCGCACGAAGCCGGCGTTCCGGTGAACGGAGATGTCAAGCGGGAGATTAGGGGAGGCTTCGAGATATCAGTGGGAGGCGTAAGATGTTTCTGTCCTTTTTCTCAGATAGACCTGAAAGGTGGAAGTGACAATAACGGGTATGTCAGACGGACATTCCCCTTTAAAGTACTCGAATACAGAGATGAAGGAAAAAAAATAGTCCTCTCAAGGCGGGTGCTCCTTGAACAGGAGAAGGAGGAAAAGGTCCGGAAGTTAAGGGAGACCCTCGTTGAGGGCATGGATGTCCCTGCAGAAGTGAAATCCGTACAGAAGTTCGGGGTTTTCGTAGACCTGGGAGGCATTGACGGACTTATTCCCGTAAGCGAAATATCGTGGGACAGGAATATCAGTCCCGGGGACGTGCTCTCTGTCGGGCAACACATCAGTGCAAGGATTCTTTCTCTGGACTGGGAGAAAAACCGTATCACTTTGAGTTACAAGGCGATGCAGCCTGATCCCTGGGACTCTGCAGCGGTCAGGTATCCGGCAGACAGCAGAGTGAGCGGCACTGTTGTACGTCTGTCTCCCTTTGGAGCTTTTGTCAGGCTTGAACCCGGCATTGACGGCCTCGTCCATATCTCCAATCTCGGCGCCGGAAGAAGGATCAACCATCCGAAGGAAGTTGTGGCAACTGGTCAATGGGTGGATGTCTATGTGCTCTCGGTAGACCCGCAGAACCGGAAGATTGCGCTCTCCATGCAGCCGAGGGTTGAGCCGGCTAAGATCATTCTCCCCTCCGAGGGAGATATCGTAGACGGAATAGTCGAAAGAATCATGCCGTACGGGATATTTGTAAAATTGAATACCGGCATTACCGGTCTGGTACCGAACCAGGAAATGGGAACTCCCTCAGGCACAGATCACAGGAGCATGTTCCCTCCCGGCAGAGAGATGCAGGTTGCGGTGATTGAAGTGGATACGGTTCACAACAAGGTCCGCCTCAGCCGCAAGGCGGTGCTCGAAAAGACTGCACAGGATGAGTTTAGAGAGTACACGGAATCTGTCAGGAAATCTGCTGCATCCTCTGGAGGACTCGGAAATTTGGGCGACATCCTGAAGTCTAAACTGGAAGAAAAAAACGGGGTCAGGTCTCAACATTAA
- a CDS encoding transposase yields MARPLRLSFENAVYHITVRGNRREPVFHDDEDRQTFLRKINETCLKYSFVCFAYCLMDNHYHLFLKTPLANISEGMHYLNTSYVNWFKARHKLVGVVFQGRYKSLLVDENNYGIQLSTYIHLNPYRAGIVENLKGYPWSSYRGYVIGEKSSVKLDTGFILEQFDTDPERSRKKYESYVMENLKMENPVKDSFRGVVLGDEDFLHAIRERAEQIGNMREIPETRMLTAHTAEEIIQQVMSEFSVSREEILSRRRGNFLRQMTLFLIKQFTPMSLREIGALFQMDYAAVSQACKRYEEKTKNKTTI; encoded by the coding sequence ATGGCGAGACCTTTGAGGCTCTCCTTTGAGAATGCAGTGTATCATATCACTGTCCGGGGCAACCGGAGGGAACCAGTCTTTCATGATGATGAAGACCGGCAGACATTCCTCCGGAAGATTAATGAGACCTGCCTGAAATATTCTTTTGTCTGTTTTGCGTATTGTCTCATGGACAACCATTACCATCTTTTCCTTAAGACCCCTTTGGCCAATATCTCTGAAGGCATGCACTATCTCAACACCTCCTACGTCAACTGGTTCAAGGCGCGTCATAAACTTGTGGGGGTGGTTTTCCAGGGAAGATACAAATCCCTCCTTGTCGATGAGAACAATTATGGAATCCAGCTCTCTACGTATATCCATCTCAATCCTTACAGGGCAGGTATTGTCGAAAATTTAAAGGGATATCCGTGGAGCAGTTATCGAGGTTATGTCATTGGAGAGAAATCATCGGTAAAGCTCGATACAGGGTTTATTCTGGAGCAGTTTGACACTGATCCTGAGAGGTCCCGAAAGAAATACGAATCGTATGTGATGGAAAATCTGAAGATGGAGAACCCTGTGAAAGACTCCTTCAGGGGCGTTGTGCTTGGCGATGAAGACTTCCTGCACGCCATCAGGGAACGGGCGGAACAAATAGGCAATATGCGGGAGATTCCGGAGACCAGAATGCTCACCGCACATACGGCTGAAGAGATCATTCAGCAAGTCATGTCTGAGTTTTCAGTCTCCAGGGAAGAAATACTTAGCAGGAGGAGGGGCAATTTTCTGCGCCAGATGACACTCTTTCTGATAAAGCAGTTCACCCCAATGAGCCTGAGAGAAATAGGCGCCTTGTTCCAGATGGATTATGCCGCGGTCTCCCAGGCATGCAAGCGGTATGAAGAGAAGACGAAAAACAAGACAACCATTTAG
- a CDS encoding site-2 protease family protein produces the protein MNSALFQGAWRIGKIMGIPIRVHFSWLIVFGLITWSLSTYYFPNAAPDLPTASYWIKGTLAALLLFASVAFHELAHSFVAQRYKISIESITLFIFGGVAQMKGEPPNPKAEFRIAIAGPLSSFFLSVLFFFLSGNTTGGIKALFSYLAQINLIIGVFNLIPGFPMDGGRVLRSVIWEKKKNFYYATQKASSIGQKIALFFIIFGIFSIFTGIQVGLWLMLIGWFLYTAAQASYQQSTLQESLSGIKVRDIMVKDIVTLSSFITVDEAVTNYFLRYGYGGFPIIDDEKFLGIVTLKEVKNIHRENWGREKVADILVPHDKRWEVSPEDEVMKALELMIKEDKGRLVIIENNKLSGLITRNGIARYVQIRGK, from the coding sequence ATGAATAGCGCATTATTTCAGGGCGCATGGAGAATCGGGAAAATAATGGGGATACCGATACGGGTGCATTTCTCATGGCTTATTGTCTTTGGCTTGATAACATGGTCCCTGTCTACGTACTATTTCCCGAATGCAGCGCCTGATCTTCCGACAGCCTCATACTGGATAAAAGGCACTCTCGCAGCCCTATTGCTTTTTGCCTCGGTAGCATTCCATGAACTCGCCCACTCCTTTGTCGCCCAGAGATATAAGATATCTATAGAAAGCATTACCCTCTTTATTTTCGGCGGCGTTGCGCAGATGAAAGGGGAACCGCCTAATCCAAAGGCAGAATTCAGGATTGCCATTGCAGGCCCGCTTTCAAGCTTCTTCCTGTCTGTTCTTTTTTTCTTCTTATCGGGGAATACAACAGGTGGCATAAAGGCGCTTTTTTCTTATCTCGCACAGATCAATCTTATTATCGGTGTGTTTAACCTCATCCCTGGTTTTCCTATGGACGGCGGTAGGGTATTGAGGTCCGTAATCTGGGAGAAGAAAAAGAATTTTTATTACGCAACCCAGAAGGCCTCAAGCATCGGGCAGAAAATCGCCCTGTTTTTTATCATTTTTGGAATATTCTCCATATTTACCGGTATCCAGGTGGGATTGTGGCTGATGCTCATAGGGTGGTTCCTCTATACAGCAGCGCAGGCGAGTTACCAGCAATCAACCCTTCAGGAAAGCTTGTCAGGGATTAAAGTTAGAGACATAATGGTGAAGGATATAGTGACACTCAGTTCATTCATTACCGTCGATGAGGCTGTGACTAATTATTTTCTCAGATATGGCTATGGTGGATTCCCAATCATCGATGACGAAAAATTTCTCGGCATTGTTACCCTCAAAGAGGTTAAAAATATTCATAGAGAAAATTGGGGGAGGGAGAAGGTAGCTGATATTTTAGTGCCACATGACAAAAGATGGGAGGTCTCTCCTGAAGACGAAGTCATGAAAGCACTTGAATTAATGATAAAAGAAGACAAAGGACGGTTAGTCATTATAGAAAACAACAAACTTTCCGGCTTGATTACCAGAAACGGCATTGCACGGTATGTGCAGATTAGGGGGAAATAG
- a CDS encoding AAA family ATPase, which produces MMNISFPETPSPDECASTIFEISGTKFDPETATDIWAKILQHKWLMSEKLGRDAGLRTACIDFLENMDQALNEYMDYERQNILSEMGAQIISREIWDTISDSQPPKQMVQRRIILPLTEESLSKKHGVIPPKTIIFFGPPGTGKTHFVKAIAGVLSWWYIEILPSMLMVDGVDRIGINLHKTMEKARNLEKSVIFIDEFEEIAASRDIASRVDKSITNEFLKQVPLLKNQGNKILLVCATNYIRQLDAALLRPGRFDCIIPVGGLDEDGRRTILEYYLSKLNTEEIDLNLIVRMTSRFTPADIEYLFQQVAQFAFEQEYASREDYRVTTDIFMQILSAIRPSLTDEIIEEFQKDSITYSRT; this is translated from the coding sequence ATGATGAATATAAGTTTTCCGGAAACACCGTCACCAGATGAATGTGCGAGCACTATCTTTGAAATTAGTGGTACAAAATTTGATCCTGAAACCGCCACTGACATTTGGGCAAAAATATTGCAGCATAAATGGCTCATGTCTGAAAAACTCGGCCGCGATGCAGGATTGCGGACTGCATGCATCGATTTTCTCGAAAATATGGATCAAGCCCTTAATGAATATATGGACTACGAAAGACAGAATATCCTATCTGAGATGGGAGCTCAGATCATCAGCAGAGAAATATGGGACACTATATCTGATTCTCAGCCTCCAAAACAGATGGTTCAACGAAGAATTATCCTTCCCCTGACGGAAGAAAGCCTGTCAAAAAAGCATGGAGTAATTCCGCCGAAGACCATTATTTTCTTTGGACCTCCAGGCACCGGCAAGACTCATTTTGTTAAAGCAATAGCAGGTGTCTTGTCATGGTGGTATATCGAAATTTTGCCCAGCATGCTCATGGTAGATGGTGTGGATAGAATTGGAATTAATTTACACAAAACAATGGAAAAGGCGAGAAACCTGGAAAAATCAGTTATCTTTATTGACGAGTTCGAAGAAATCGCGGCAAGTCGGGATATCGCATCAAGGGTTGACAAGTCCATCACCAATGAATTTCTCAAACAAGTTCCCCTGCTCAAGAATCAAGGGAACAAAATATTGCTCGTGTGTGCCACCAACTATATCCGTCAGCTGGATGCCGCGCTGCTTCGTCCAGGACGGTTCGATTGCATCATACCGGTTGGTGGTCTGGACGAGGATGGAAGGAGAACGATTCTTGAATATTACCTGTCCAAGCTCAATACGGAAGAAATCGATCTGAATCTAATTGTCAGGATGACTTCCCGATTTACGCCTGCGGATATTGAATACCTCTTTCAACAAGTTGCTCAATTCGCGTTTGAACAGGAATATGCCAGCAGGGAAGATTATCGGGTAACCACAGATATTTTTATGCAAATATTGTCAGCAATTCGTCCTTCTCTGACCGATGAAATCATTGAAGAATTTCAAAAAGACAGTATTACCTATTCCCGGACATAA